One genomic window of Magnolia sinica isolate HGM2019 chromosome 3, MsV1, whole genome shotgun sequence includes the following:
- the LOC131239110 gene encoding vacuolar protein sorting-associated protein 32 homolog 1-like has protein sequence MDEINEQTENMKQIQEALSTPIGTAADFDENELEAELEELEGAELEEHLTDCFHHVEILTLFFSLSGLSSNRKCLLDGNFL, from the exons ATGGATGAGATCAACGAGCAGACTGAGAACATGAAACAGATTCAGGAAGCACTGTCTACTCCTATTGGCACAGCAGCTGATTTTGATGAA AATGAACTGGAGGCAGAGCTCGAGGAATTGGAGGGAGCTGAGTTGGAGGAACATCTTACTGATTGCTTCCATCATGTGGAAATTTTGAcattgtttttttctctttctgGGTTGTCTTCCAACAGGAAATGCCTTTTGGATGGAAACTTTTTATAA